CACCTTTATGATCGAAGCCCCCGGAGCCTTTGTCTGTCTCGGACTCATGCTCTCGGCCATGAATATTTTCACCAGCTGGCAGGCACGACGAAAAGGACAGGCCGTACTTGACAACCCCAGCCACGAATGCAGGTCCTGCGGCATTTGCAGCCGCTAGGGGTAAGTCATGAAAGAATACTTCCTGCTCTTCATCTCGGCCATATTCGTCAACAACATTGTGCTGGCCCAATATCTCGGCAACTGTCCGTTCATCGGCACTTCCAAAAAAATTTCCGTGGCCATCGGCATGGGCAGCGCGGTGGTTTTCGTTGCCACCATGGCCGCCTCAATCACATGGGCTGTGCAGGAATACCTGCTTGATCCGCTGGGCTTGCAATATCTGCAGACCCTCACATTCATCCTCGTCATTGCCTCGCTGGTCCAGTTTGTGGAGATGTTCCTCAAAAAGGCCGTGCCGCCGCTCTATAAAAGTCTGGGCATCTTCCTGCCGCTGATTACCACCAACTGCGCGGTCATGGGTATCGCCATCATCTGCCAGCGGGAGGAATTCACCTTCATCAAAACCGTGGCCTTTTCCTTCGCTTCCGGCATGGGATTCATGCTGGCCCTGATCGTTCTCTCAGCCATACGTGAACGCATCGAAGTGTCGCGGACGCCTAATTCAATGAAAGGAACACCCATCGCGCTGGTCATGGCGGGTTTAATGTCACTGGCATTTTTTGCATTTAAGGGGATGATTTAATTATGATCCTAAATTCGCTTCTCGTATTAATGGGATTAGGATTCACGGCTGCGACCATACTCGCTGTGGCATCCAGAATCCTGCACGTAAAGGAAGACCCGCGTATTGCGCAGGTTGAAGACGTGCTGCCCGGCGTAAACTGCGGCGGCTGCGGCTATGCCGGATGTAACGGCGCGGCCAATGCGGTGGTAGATGGCAAATCAGGGGCCAATGTCTGTGTTATCGGCGGCATTGAAACCGCCAAGGCTGTAGGTGCGGTCATGGGGCTGGAAGTACTGGACATGGAACCGGAACTGGCCTTCCGGGACTGTACCGGAGGCGAACGGGCCGAAGAACTTTTCAATTATGAAGGAGCCAACAACTGCCGCGCTCAGGCCCTGCTCTACAACGGAGCCAAAACCTGCCCTGAAGGCTGCCTCGGCCTTGGAACCTGTGTTGCTGTCTGTCCCTTTGATGCTATCCACATGGGACCGGAAGGTTTGCCCGTGGTGGACCCGCTGGCCTGCCGGGCCTGCCGTAAATGTGTGGAAGCCTGCCCGCGCGGGGTGCTTTCCATTGTTTCCATGACTGCCAAATTGCTGCACATGGAAGAAACCAACGACTGCCTTGCTCCCTGTCAGCAGAAATGCCCGGCCAATATTAACATTCCCCGCTACATCGAAGCCGCCAACAACGGCGATTACGCCGGGGCGGTAAACATCATCCGTGAACGCAACCCGCTTTTGCTGGTCTGCGGCCGGGTCTGCCCGCGTCCCTGCGAAACAATCTGCCGCCGCACCCATGTGGATGAACCGGTGGGCATCAACATGATCAAACGTTTTGTGGCCGACTGGGAAATGAAAAACAACCTGCGACTGCCCATCCCCTGCGCCAAAGACACAGGACGCAAAGTGGCAGTCATCGGCGGAGGTCCGTCCGGTCTTTCCTGCGCCTGCTACCTGCGCCGTCTCGGCCACAGCCCGACTATCATTGAAGCCATGCCCGAACTTGGCGGACAACTGCGTTACGGAATTCCTGAATACAGACTTCCCAAAAAAGATCTTGCCTGGGAAATACAAAGCATACTTGATCTTGGCGTGGAAGTTCGCACCGAACAGAAGCTCGGACCGGATTTCACCATAAATGACCTTGAAGAAGAAGGTTTCGAAGCATTTTTTATGGGTATCGGGGCTTGGGCCAGCGGCACTTTGCACATTGACGGAGAAGACGCACAGGAAGTTATTGCGGGTACGGAATTCCTCACAGCAGTCGGACTGGGGCAAATTCCGCAAATCGGACAGAAAGTCATTGTTGTCGGCGGAGGCAACACTGCCATCGATGCCTCCCGTACCTGCGTTCGACTCGGCTGTGACGTTACTTTGCTCTATCGCCGAACCCGCACTGAAATGCCTGCCAACACCGAAGAAATTGAAGCTGCAGCTGATGAAGGCATCAAATTTGTATTTCTGGCTGCCCCCACCAAAGTCATTCTTGATGATCAGGGCTGTGCCACCCATCTGGAATGCATAAAAATGGAGCTCGGCGATCCGGATGAATCAGGTCGCCGCCGCCCTGAACCGATAGAAGGTTCAGAAATCCGCTACCCTGTGGATACAGTCATTTCCGCCATCGGACAGAAGCCCCAGCTTTCCTGCTTCTATACCGATGGCGAAGAGCAATGCAGCATCGGTTTCACCCGCTGGCGTACAATTGAGGCCAGCCCGAACACATTGCAGACCTCCATCCCCAAAGTATTTGCCGGGGGCGATGCAGTATCCGGTCCTGATCTTGTCATCTCTGCTGTGGGAGCAGGACGACGCGCAGCGCGCTCAATCCATTACCTGCTGACCACAGGCGATATCCCGCTGGCAGACAATCTACTGCGTGAACCTATCCCTTACACCCTGTTCAAAGATGTGGACGGCTGTAAAAAGAAAGGGCGCACTGAAATGCCCCATAACTGCACCGGAAAAGACCGCACAACCACCTTCAAAGAAGTGGAAGGTTGCCTCAGTGAAGAAGAGCTTCGTTATGAAACTTCACGCTGCCTGCGTTGCGGACTGACCTGCTATGACCGGGATGTTCCGCTGGAAAACGTGTTCACTACACGGGTAGGGGAAAAAGTGAAATAGTGGACATCAGCTCCGCTTAGGGATAATCAGCTGACTATGTTCAAGATTCCATTCATCAAAGGAAGCATGCCGCGCATATTGCTGATCAGTCAGGATTATTTCATCATTCCGGAACTGCTGCGGGCCATGCAGAAATGCAGGGTTGATTTCTGCACCGTAGAGTTCGCACAGAATACCGAATTCCTGAAAAATTTATTTGATCAAATTGCAGCATTCAGACCCCATTTCATCCTCAGCATCAACCACAGCGGCCTTGACGGGGACGGACAGGTGCTGGCCCTGCTGGGGCGTTGCGGAGTCCCTTTCGCCAGCTGGTTTGTGGACCGTCCAGAAATGTTCATGCAAAATGATGTTGCCCCGGATGCACTGCTTTCCGTCTTCTGCTGGGATCCACAATCAATTCCTTTTTTCAAGGCCAAAGGAATTCGTGAAGCGCATTACCTGCCTCTCGCTACCGACCCTACAATCTTTCGCCCCCAGCCCCCGGCCGCAACTCCAAAACATGCGGTTTCCTTTGTTGGCTCATCATGGGCAAATAAAATAGCGGACCTGCTCCGGGCAGCGCGATTCCCGGCCCCCCTGCTGCGGGAATACCGTAAACTTGGGAAAATATACGCAACAACACCGGACGTAGCTAGAAAGCATCTCTGCGAAGAAATGAATGCTGAAACACGTCAAATCCATGCCGAACTCCCCGTCCACAGCCAAAATATGTTCTACCGTTTGATTCAGCTGGAAGGAACAAGACAACAAAGAATCCAATCGGTTTCAGAGCTTCTGGATTTCAGCCCGGTCATTGTCGGCGATTCATATTGGAAGCAGGTATTAACAGGTAAAAACAAAAAATTTTCATGGTGGAGTCGATTGGACTATGAGCAGGAACTACCGGCTTTCTACCGCGACTCAGCCGTTAATTTCAATTCCCCCAGCCTGCAATCCTCTGCAGCCATGAACCAGCGAGTTTTCGATGTCCCCGCCTGCGGTTCTTTTCTCCTGACCCGATACTGCCCGGAACTGGAAGAACTTTTCGAGCCGGAGAAAGAAGTCGCCTGTTATCAGGGACTCGGAGAAATAAAAGAAAGAGTTTCTGAATGGCTGGAGAATAGTGAAGGACGAAAAGAAACAGCCCGCGCGGGATTAAAGAGAGTTCTGGCGGAGCATACCTATGAGCACAGACTGGCTGCGATAATCCGGAAAATGAAAATCTACTTTTAAAAAATCAGACAGTTAAAACAGAAAGGCGCAGCAGGTAATACCCGCTGCGCCCGAAAACTTTGATCGCTCAAAGCTATTATTTCTGGAGGCCGGACTGTACGTCCTTGAGGAGCTCCTGAACCTTGGCAAGTTTTGCCTGCTCTTCTTCGCTGAGCTGTGCGCCAACGTAAGCTGCTTTCTGGTTCATTTCTTCAATAATGCCGTCCATAATAATATGTCTGGTTTTAGTGGGGAGCTTTTCGAGTTCTACCAGTCTGCCGTCTACAACGGTCATCTGAGTATTCAGGGCTTCCACTTCACCGCGTACGGTCTGCAGATCTTTAACTTCAGCGGTAAGGCTGGTCAGATTCTGATTCAGGCCGTAGAAAAATACAACAAGAAGAACTACTGCCATGAAAGAGATGATAATTGCTACTTTACCCATGTCTTTCTGTGCAGTTTCGGTGACGCCTGCTGTGACGTCCTCAGCCAGCACATCTTCGTTCTGCTGGTAATCTTCCATCTGATGCACTTTTTCAGTTGCTGCGCTCATTTTTTTCCTCCTAAATGATCGTGTTTATAACGAAAAAGGACTATACTTCAAGGACGATTTCAAATCAAGAATTTAAACATTTTTAAAAATTTTTTTGATCCATCCTCCCTGTAAACACTCCGTGATTCTCACAAATATCCAGCTTGTGCAACCGTGTTGAATCAAAAACATGAACTTTAATTTCAGCAGAGCAAAAAAACGTCTTTACCCAGCCACTTACTGACTCGCTCTGATCCGTAAAATCATATTCAGGCATAATATTTGCTTCTCTTAAGAAAACTAAATCTAAAGGAAAACTTTTCCTAATAATATTCTCAGGAGCCTGACATGTACACCAGCTCAGTTTTAAGCGGATCAAGCACAGCCGGGAGCTATTTCTCCAACATCGCAAACAACACCCAGAGCGCGAAAACTCCTAATATTTCCAGCAGTCTAAGCCCAAACCAGATTCGCAGACAGCTGCAGATGCAGTTTGCCACCATGAGCTTCGGACTCTCCTCCGATGAGCAGCAGCAGGTCAACGGATACTACTCCCAGCTTAACAATATTTATGGTGTCAATGATTCGTCAGTCCTTGAAGATCAGGAAAAGAGATTCAAAGAACTGAAGGCGGAACTGGACAAACTCTACGGACTTGACGGTGAAGCCAAAAAGCTCACTGCAGAAGAAAAGAAACAGGTAGACGAACTCCAGACCAAACTGGATGAGCTGTACGAAATCGTGCCCACCAAAGAACCTGAAGGCGCAGACCTGCAGAGGGCCGAAAGCCTGAAGTGGGAACTGAAGAAAATGTACTATCCAGAAGGCAGGGTCCTGAGTGCTGCGGAGAAGAAAAAAGAAGCATCCATTCAGAAAGAGCTTAAGGAACTTTTCGGCATAACCGGCCCCAAAACTTTGAGCAAAGAAGAGCAGGCCAAAGCCGATGAACTGAACAAGCAGATAGATGAAATCATGGGCACCACCAAAAAGGAACTCACTGAAGAAGAGACCAAACGTGCTGACGCACTTATCACCGAAATGGAAAAGATTGCAGGCAGCATCGTTACCCACGGCTTAAGCAGTGCCGAAAAAAATCTTTATTACAAACTTGATGAACAGGCCGATGCCCTAAAAGACAAAGCCAAGACAACTACTCTGACTGATAGTGAACAGGATGATCTGGCTAAAATAACCAAGAACATCAACGCCCTGCTGGATAAAGCAGCCGCAATTCAAGAACAGCAGGACAAGCAGGCCGGTCAGGTACACGGTCAGCTGGGCGGCTTTTTCTCACAGCTGGGCATGATGGGCGGCGGAACCCTGCTCTCACGGAGCATTTAGATTTCACTTGAAAAATACGACTTTTTCTCTTACCCCTGACTTCAGGAACAACTCTGAACGGAGCCATGCTCCCCGTACATATATAAGGAGTCAGCAAAATGCCCATTTACGAATTTAAATGCCCCAAATGCAATAAAGAATTTGATGAACTGGTTATGCCCGGAAAAGACGCTAAAGCGGATTGCCCAGAATGCGGCCAGAAAGATTGCGAAAAACTGCTATCCATGGGCAATGTACGCCCCAACGGCATCCCCAAAGGAATGGGCGGTTACAAAGAGCCGTGCAAAGGCTGCAACGGCTGCGGTTAAAGCAACCGTAAATATTTCTCTACTAAAAAACCCGGAGGCTTATACTTCCGGGTTTCTTTTATGTCTGCCGTTTAGATCAAAATATCATAATTCTCTGAATCACCAGTGCGGCGGTAGGTAAAACAATTTTCCTCGACAATCCCCAGTGTTTCGTGAATTACTTTCAGCCATTGGGCGCGCCCGAAAACATGGGTCGGAACGAATACCTGCGGGTTGACGGCCTGCGCCAGTTGCGGCCCCCCAGCCAGACTTTCCAGCCTCCTGTCCACATTTGAAAATACGACATGCGGACCGTAACCCTTCACCCTTGCCACAGCTTCCCGGAAAAATGAACGGGTAAAATCCAATTCCGGTTGTGAAGCCGTTTCCCAGTCCCAGCAGGCCAGATCACCGCCGTTATAGACTTTCAAGCCTTCTACTGTACGGAAAAGAAAAGCGACACCAAGATCATTGGACATCAGGGTTTCGATTGAAAGGCCGTTAAGTTCGTACTTCTCATCCGGCTCCACAATAAGCGCATTCCCGAAATCAAGATCGGGATGCATTTCCTCAATATCATCCGAAATTACTGCCTGCAAAGAATTCGCAGCGGAACAGACCTCCCGGTAATCAGGTGCGAAATGATCTGTATGGCTGTGCGAAAAGAAGACAACAACATTGCGACCTGCGACAGCTTCCTGTAAGGCGGCCAGCACCTTTTTGCTCCTGAACCGTTCTGCCGGGATATCAAAAACATAGCTGGTATCTCCGGCTTCAAGCACAAAGCAATTGTGAAAAATATGGACTAAACGGACCTGCATACTATTGTTCAGTTTTCGCGTCTTCCATTTCTTCCAGCAAAGCACGGCTGATGGGGAGATAAATGTGGGACCATGAGGTAAGATGCCCGGCCAGATACTCAGCATCAGGCCCGGAACCGCAAAACAGGTCCACTCTGGTGCCCTTGATAGCTCCGCCGCGGTCCTGTGCCATAACCATTCTGGCAAAAGGAGCCTTTTGCTTCTTACCCTGCTGCGGAAGGCGGGTGGTCAAAAGAGCAAGAGAACCGAGGGGCAGAACCTTGCTGTCTACCGCAACACTGGCCATGGGAGTCAGCGGTGCCCCCATGGAACCGAACGGCCCTTCATCATCCAGCCTGAAAAAAACATAGCTGGGGTTGGTGGTCAGCAACTCTTCCACCAGCTGCGGATTGGCGGCCAGAAAAGCCTTGATCTTCTGCATGCTCATGCCCTCTTTGGGCAGCAGACCGCGCTGAATGAGCACTTTACCAAGAGAAACATACTTCAGCCCGTTTTTCCCGGCATAAAGGACGTGTTTGACATTACCATCAGGCAGGACAAGACGTCCGGACCCCTGAATCTGCAGGATGAACACATCCACCAGATCCTTAACCCATGCAATCTCAAATCCCCTGCCCTGCAACGCCCCTTCAAAATCAATATCTTCACGGTCATGATAGGGAAGGACGTCTTCTCCATCCTGACGGTAAATCAACTGCTGCCCTTTCCAGCGATGATGGAATTTACCGAGATCAAGGGTCTTGAGATCGGACGGAATACTGTACAGCGGATAAGGGTAATCCGGATGCGGGGTAAGCGATGCTTCAAGGTACGGCTCATAGTACCCGGTCAGCAAGGTACGCGGAACCATGGAATGCCAGACGAATTTTTCATTCAGCAGTTCCGGTGAAGACGCAAGCCGGGGCAGCAGTTCAAGCATTTCCTCATTGGTTCGCTTGAGCATTCCCCATGTTATCTGCATACGTCCGTACTTGGCAGCCACGCTGTTCTCAGGTCTGCGGGAAAGATATTTAATGTTGCGTTCAATTCCCTTTTGCAGATCAAGCCATGAAAAATCAGCACCGGATTGATTCTGTAAACGATTGATAAGCCCTGCAACCTGAACACTGTCGACTTTATAATAACCCTTGGTCTGGACCTTGACCGGAGCCTCGGGTGTCCCGCTCAGCAAGGAGCAACCGCTAAATGCAAAAATTGAAATCAATAGAAAAATGAACAAAGTAAACTTGCGTAAACTTAAGAAAAGCACCGAAACCTGCCTTATTGATGATATATTTAATACGGTTATACTGGATAAAAACAAGAAACTGGCTTACATTACACTATAAACGTAATACACGTTATCACTCACAATTCAGCATACAGTTTAATAAAAATCATGGATTTGTTATGCGTTCAGCTACTCTCATAGCATCTGTTATTGCCATTCTTATGACAGCTTCCCCCGGTTTTGCCGACCGCTGGGACCTGATACTTCTGACAACATCCGGCCTGAACGGACAACTGCTCCCTGCCGAAGAGAAGAATGATCAACAGAGTACCGGCATGGTACGTACTTTCGGAGGATTTGCAAGAATTCAGTCGATATTTGAATCATATAGGGCAAAACACCCCGGTTCAACAATAACCGTCGCCACCGGCGATGATCTCATGGGTGAATCGCTGACAAACCCAAAAGGGCAGACAGTTTTCAAAGCCATGAACAAGATGGGTTTCGATATTTCCACCCTTGGCAATCACGAGTTTAACCGCGGCGCAAAACTGCTGGTAAGATGCCTGAAGCACAAAGAATTCCCCACGGTAGTCAGTAACCTGAAAATATCTGCGGGCAATCCATTGAATAAATATATCCGCAGGACTGATCTCATAGAAAGAAACTTTGTAAAGGTCGGTTTCATGGGAATGATCCTGCCGGAGCTGCAACTCATATCCAATCCGGGATCAGGAATTTCAGTCTCACAGGACATCATTGAATCCGCCCGGAAGACCGCCCTCAAACTCAAGCAGGACAAAAAAGCGGACCTGATCATACTTTTAAGCCACCTTACCCTCGAAGACCAAAGAAAAATCCTGCAGCAGGTTCCGGAAATAGACGTTATCTGCGGCGGCCAGAGCTATAAAGACATTCTGCCCGGTCAGGAAATCATTGCCCGCGACGGACCGACACCCGGCCTGATGGTGCAATGCGGAAGCCAGGGCCGCTATGTAGGCGTATTGAAAATAAGCATGAATGACCGAGCCATCCGCAAGCATGAATGGACCATTATCCCGGTCACCGACAACATTGGGGAAGCCCCACTGATTAAAAGTTTTATTTCCTCAAGCACAAAAAAAACAGACAACACACCTGTTCCTTTAGCTGTCACTCCCGCCGCCCTCGATACCCGTGCGGCTTCCATCAGGACCGGGGACAACCTTGCCGGGAATTTAGTCAGTTCCATAATGCGCGATAAATTCAAAACCGACATCGGATTCCAGAACGGAGGCGGCATCAGGGGGGATAAGATTATTCCCGCAGGCCCCATAACAGACAAAGACATCAACACCATGTTCCCCTTCGGCAACAAGGTGACCATAATGAAAGTGGACAGTAAGACCCTGAAACAGATTCTTGAACGCTCGGTCCACAATCTTCCCGCCCCGTCCGGGGCTTTTCTCCAAATTTCAGGACTGAAGTTCACCCTTAACCTCAAGGGCAAAGCGCAGGAGCTGGAACTTAAAAACGGCAAACCGGTAAAAATAAAAACTGCGGGCACACGCATATCCGACATTAAAATTCTCGACA
This genomic window from Desulfovibrio sp. JC010 contains:
- a CDS encoding electron transport complex protein RnfA; this translates as MKEYFLLFISAIFVNNIVLAQYLGNCPFIGTSKKISVAIGMGSAVVFVATMAASITWAVQEYLLDPLGLQYLQTLTFILVIASLVQFVEMFLKKAVPPLYKSLGIFLPLITTNCAVMGIAIICQREEFTFIKTVAFSFASGMGFMLALIVLSAIRERIEVSRTPNSMKGTPIALVMAGLMSLAFFAFKGMI
- a CDS encoding FAD-dependent oxidoreductase, whose protein sequence is MILNSLLVLMGLGFTAATILAVASRILHVKEDPRIAQVEDVLPGVNCGGCGYAGCNGAANAVVDGKSGANVCVIGGIETAKAVGAVMGLEVLDMEPELAFRDCTGGERAEELFNYEGANNCRAQALLYNGAKTCPEGCLGLGTCVAVCPFDAIHMGPEGLPVVDPLACRACRKCVEACPRGVLSIVSMTAKLLHMEETNDCLAPCQQKCPANINIPRYIEAANNGDYAGAVNIIRERNPLLLVCGRVCPRPCETICRRTHVDEPVGINMIKRFVADWEMKNNLRLPIPCAKDTGRKVAVIGGGPSGLSCACYLRRLGHSPTIIEAMPELGGQLRYGIPEYRLPKKDLAWEIQSILDLGVEVRTEQKLGPDFTINDLEEEGFEAFFMGIGAWASGTLHIDGEDAQEVIAGTEFLTAVGLGQIPQIGQKVIVVGGGNTAIDASRTCVRLGCDVTLLYRRTRTEMPANTEEIEAAADEGIKFVFLAAPTKVILDDQGCATHLECIKMELGDPDESGRRRPEPIEGSEIRYPVDTVISAIGQKPQLSCFYTDGEEQCSIGFTRWRTIEASPNTLQTSIPKVFAGGDAVSGPDLVISAVGAGRRAARSIHYLLTTGDIPLADNLLREPIPYTLFKDVDGCKKKGRTEMPHNCTGKDRTTTFKEVEGCLSEEELRYETSRCLRCGLTCYDRDVPLENVFTTRVGEKVK
- a CDS encoding glycosyltransferase — encoded protein: MFKIPFIKGSMPRILLISQDYFIIPELLRAMQKCRVDFCTVEFAQNTEFLKNLFDQIAAFRPHFILSINHSGLDGDGQVLALLGRCGVPFASWFVDRPEMFMQNDVAPDALLSVFCWDPQSIPFFKAKGIREAHYLPLATDPTIFRPQPPAATPKHAVSFVGSSWANKIADLLRAARFPAPLLREYRKLGKIYATTPDVARKHLCEEMNAETRQIHAELPVHSQNMFYRLIQLEGTRQQRIQSVSELLDFSPVIVGDSYWKQVLTGKNKKFSWWSRLDYEQELPAFYRDSAVNFNSPSLQSSAAMNQRVFDVPACGSFLLTRYCPELEELFEPEKEVACYQGLGEIKERVSEWLENSEGRKETARAGLKRVLAEHTYEHRLAAIIRKMKIYF
- a CDS encoding zinc ribbon domain-containing protein, which encodes MPIYEFKCPKCNKEFDELVMPGKDAKADCPECGQKDCEKLLSMGNVRPNGIPKGMGGYKEPCKGCNGCG
- a CDS encoding MBL fold metallo-hydrolase; this translates as MQVRLVHIFHNCFVLEAGDTSYVFDIPAERFRSKKVLAALQEAVAGRNVVVFFSHSHTDHFAPDYREVCSAANSLQAVISDDIEEMHPDLDFGNALIVEPDEKYELNGLSIETLMSNDLGVAFLFRTVEGLKVYNGGDLACWDWETASQPELDFTRSFFREAVARVKGYGPHVVFSNVDRRLESLAGGPQLAQAVNPQVFVPTHVFGRAQWLKVIHETLGIVEENCFTYRRTGDSENYDILI
- a CDS encoding murein transglycosylase A encodes the protein MLSGTPEAPVKVQTKGYYKVDSVQVAGLINRLQNQSGADFSWLDLQKGIERNIKYLSRRPENSVAAKYGRMQITWGMLKRTNEEMLELLPRLASSPELLNEKFVWHSMVPRTLLTGYYEPYLEASLTPHPDYPYPLYSIPSDLKTLDLGKFHHRWKGQQLIYRQDGEDVLPYHDREDIDFEGALQGRGFEIAWVKDLVDVFILQIQGSGRLVLPDGNVKHVLYAGKNGLKYVSLGKVLIQRGLLPKEGMSMQKIKAFLAANPQLVEELLTTNPSYVFFRLDDEGPFGSMGAPLTPMASVAVDSKVLPLGSLALLTTRLPQQGKKQKAPFARMVMAQDRGGAIKGTRVDLFCGSGPDAEYLAGHLTSWSHIYLPISRALLEEMEDAKTEQ
- a CDS encoding bifunctional UDP-sugar hydrolase/5'-nucleotidase; its protein translation is MRSATLIASVIAILMTASPGFADRWDLILLTTSGLNGQLLPAEEKNDQQSTGMVRTFGGFARIQSIFESYRAKHPGSTITVATGDDLMGESLTNPKGQTVFKAMNKMGFDISTLGNHEFNRGAKLLVRCLKHKEFPTVVSNLKISAGNPLNKYIRRTDLIERNFVKVGFMGMILPELQLISNPGSGISVSQDIIESARKTALKLKQDKKADLIILLSHLTLEDQRKILQQVPEIDVICGGQSYKDILPGQEIIARDGPTPGLMVQCGSQGRYVGVLKISMNDRAIRKHEWTIIPVTDNIGEAPLIKSFISSSTKKTDNTPVPLAVTPAALDTRAASIRTGDNLAGNLVSSIMRDKFKTDIGFQNGGGIRGDKIIPAGPITDKDINTMFPFGNKVTIMKVDSKTLKQILERSVHNLPAPSGAFLQISGLKFTLNLKGKAQELELKNGKPVKIKTAGTRISDIKILDKSGNYKGISDKRKYSLATNSYLARGGDGYIMLEKIPGKVETFVKVRDVIKSGLLKKEKLTTNFRPVIFNPNGTPYKN